In Chryseobacterium gleum, a single genomic region encodes these proteins:
- the infB gene encoding translation initiation factor IF-2, translated as MPKIRLNKAVKEFNISMSRLVEFLQSRGFEVESNPNAQLEEAAYSALEAEFAKDGEQRKASHEVVITKVPEEKLEIEEKKTPEVIRAKANKPETRILGKIDLETKKPEVEEAPVAPVATPVEEKKEEIVKEEQPEVKVAPEKQEFKVLDKIDLSQIESRNRPVKKDKPKMEEKKEEVKPAEPVKETPKPVIAEEKKEETPKVETESESQEPQKIETVYQKLDGPKIVGEKIDLTQFAPKPGAGAKKKRKRIEKPGGQNNQQGQGNNQNSGNNNQGGQGQGNRQHNNGGQGGNRQGQGGQGNRPQGQGGQGGNRFGNNQGGGNRQGQGGGFKKGGQNNRPGQRVMPVELTDEQVKNQIKETLEKLTNKGGKSKSAKHRKDKRTFRREQDERQQELEAQDRTLKVTEFITVGELASLMNVSPTEVISACFSLGVMVTMNQRLEADTLLLVADEFGYKIEFSDADLEDTDSEDEVDTEESLVSRAPVVTVMGHVDHGKTSLLDYIRKTNVIAGESGGITQHIGAYNVKLENGQRITFLDTPGHEAFTAMRARGAQITDIAIIVIAADDDVMPQTKEAIAHAQAAQVPMIIAINKVDKPNANPDNIRQQLSGLNPPVLVEEWGGNVQAQEISAKFGNNVDVLLEKVLLQAEMLELKANPDRSANGVVIEASLDKGRGYVATMLVQSGTLRVGDYVVAGKNHGKVKALLDERGKNLKEAGPSIPATILGLDGAPTAGDKFRVYADESEGKAIANKREQLQRELSIRTKKHTTLEELGRRIALGEFKELNIILKGDVDGSVEALSDQLQRLSTEEISVKILHSGVGQITESDINLAAASDAIIIGFNVRAGANAKELADREEIEIRTYSVIYKAIDEVKEAMEGMLSPEIQEQVIGNVEIREVFKISKVGTIAGCMVLTGKVTRQSKVRLLRDGIVKFDGELESLKRFKDDVKEVTKGYECGLNLKGYNDIEIGDILEVYEEVAVKKKLK; from the coding sequence ATGCCAAAAATTAGATTAAATAAAGCGGTTAAGGAATTCAACATTTCGATGTCCAGATTAGTAGAATTTTTACAGTCAAGGGGTTTCGAGGTTGAAAGCAATCCTAACGCTCAATTGGAAGAAGCGGCATATTCTGCATTGGAAGCTGAGTTTGCTAAAGACGGCGAACAGAGAAAGGCTTCCCATGAGGTGGTGATCACTAAAGTTCCGGAAGAAAAACTGGAAATTGAAGAAAAGAAAACCCCTGAAGTGATAAGAGCTAAAGCAAATAAACCAGAAACTAGAATTTTAGGTAAAATAGACTTAGAAACTAAGAAGCCTGAAGTTGAAGAAGCTCCTGTGGCTCCTGTTGCGACACCGGTTGAAGAAAAGAAAGAAGAAATCGTGAAAGAAGAACAGCCGGAAGTTAAAGTAGCGCCTGAAAAACAGGAATTTAAGGTTTTGGATAAGATTGATTTGTCTCAAATAGAATCTAGAAACAGACCTGTGAAAAAAGACAAACCAAAAATGGAGGAGAAAAAAGAAGAAGTTAAACCGGCAGAACCGGTAAAAGAAACTCCAAAACCAGTGATTGCAGAGGAGAAAAAAGAAGAAACTCCAAAAGTAGAGACTGAGTCTGAATCTCAGGAACCACAGAAAATTGAAACAGTTTATCAGAAACTTGATGGTCCAAAGATCGTTGGAGAAAAGATAGACTTAACCCAGTTTGCGCCAAAACCAGGTGCCGGAGCAAAAAAGAAAAGAAAGAGAATTGAAAAACCTGGTGGCCAGAATAACCAGCAAGGTCAGGGGAATAATCAAAACTCAGGAAATAACAACCAGGGTGGTCAGGGCCAAGGAAACCGTCAGCATAATAACGGTGGACAAGGTGGAAACCGTCAAGGTCAGGGCGGCCAAGGAAACCGTCCTCAAGGTCAGGGTGGCCAGGGTGGAAACCGTTTTGGAAATAACCAGGGTGGTGGAAACCGCCAGGGACAAGGTGGTGGCTTCAAAAAAGGAGGTCAGAACAACAGACCTGGTCAAAGAGTTATGCCGGTTGAACTGACTGATGAACAAGTTAAGAATCAGATCAAGGAAACACTAGAAAAACTTACTAATAAAGGAGGTAAATCTAAATCTGCAAAACACAGAAAAGATAAAAGAACCTTCCGTAGAGAGCAGGATGAGCGTCAGCAGGAGCTTGAAGCACAAGACAGAACTCTTAAAGTAACAGAATTCATCACAGTAGGTGAATTGGCAAGTTTGATGAATGTTTCTCCAACTGAAGTAATCTCTGCTTGTTTCTCATTAGGGGTAATGGTTACCATGAACCAAAGACTTGAGGCTGATACTTTATTATTAGTAGCAGATGAATTTGGATATAAAATCGAATTCTCAGATGCTGATCTTGAAGATACAGATTCAGAAGATGAGGTAGATACAGAAGAAAGCCTTGTATCAAGAGCTCCTGTAGTTACTGTAATGGGACACGTTGACCACGGTAAGACTTCATTACTGGATTACATTAGAAAAACAAACGTAATTGCTGGTGAGTCCGGTGGAATTACTCAGCACATTGGTGCTTATAACGTGAAATTGGAGAATGGTCAGAGAATTACTTTCTTAGATACTCCTGGTCACGAAGCCTTTACAGCGATGAGAGCAAGAGGGGCACAGATCACGGATATTGCAATTATTGTAATTGCAGCCGATGACGATGTAATGCCACAGACAAAAGAAGCTATTGCCCACGCACAGGCTGCACAGGTTCCAATGATTATTGCAATCAATAAGGTTGATAAGCCTAACGCAAACCCTGACAACATCCGTCAACAGCTTTCTGGTTTGAATCCTCCGGTTCTTGTAGAAGAGTGGGGTGGAAATGTTCAGGCACAAGAGATCTCGGCTAAGTTCGGTAATAATGTAGACGTATTATTGGAGAAGGTTTTATTGCAGGCTGAAATGCTTGAGTTAAAAGCTAATCCTGACCGTTCAGCAAATGGAGTTGTTATTGAAGCATCTTTAGATAAAGGTAGAGGTTATGTGGCAACTATGTTGGTACAGTCCGGAACTTTAAGAGTCGGAGATTATGTGGTAGCAGGTAAAAACCATGGTAAAGTAAAAGCTTTGCTTGATGAAAGAGGGAAAAATCTTAAAGAAGCAGGCCCGTCAATTCCTGCAACCATTTTAGGTTTGGACGGAGCGCCTACTGCAGGGGATAAATTCCGTGTATATGCTGATGAAAGTGAAGGTAAAGCTATTGCCAATAAGAGAGAACAGTTACAGAGAGAATTATCAATCAGAACCAAGAAGCATACGACGCTTGAAGAATTGGGTAGACGTATTGCCTTAGGAGAATTCAAAGAATTGAATATTATCCTTAAAGGAGACGTGGATGGTTCTGTGGAAGCTCTTTCCGATCAGTTACAAAGATTATCAACAGAAGAAATCAGTGTTAAGATTCTTCACTCAGGTGTAGGTCAGATCACTGAATCTGATATCAACTTAGCAGCAGCCTCAGATGCAATTATTATTGGATTTAATGTAAGAGCAGGTGCCAATGCAAAAGAACTTGCAGATCGTGAAGAAATTGAGATCAGAACGTATTCTGTCATCTATAAAGCAATTGATGAGGTAAAAGAAGCAATGGAAGGAATGCTTTCTCCGGAAATTCAGGAGCAGGTCATCGGTAACGTTGAAATCCGTGAGGTATTCAAGATTTCTAAAGTAGGAACAATAGCAGGTTGTATGGTTCTTACCGGAAAAGTAACAAGACAGTCTAAAGTACGTTTGCTAAGAGACGGTATCGTGAAATTTGACGGAGAACTTGAAAGCTTGAAGCGTTTCAAAGATGATGTTAAAGAAGTCACAAAAGGCTACGAATGTGGTCTGAACCTGAAAGGTTATAACGATATCGAAATCGGAGATATTCTTGAAGTATACGAGGAAGTAGCGGTTAAGAAAAAACTGAAATAA
- a CDS encoding SusC/RagA family TonB-linked outer membrane protein: protein MNVKLRVLTAGVLFFTGQVVFAQKDSTGSKKDKEQKIEEIVVLGYSKTSTKAKSSASSVTIGSETLENRPNISVLNSIQGTAPGIVANSASGSPGSGKFNIIIRGLSSLNGSTDPLYVIDGIITSGSQFRNLNPNDIDTFSILKDAQATAIYGNRAANGVVVITTKGGKFNSKLRISYDALTSFSVLPKTDYNMSSGRELLQVQKNAGAGKGSTMSQNDINNFTTNTDWRDLFSRVGMSQQHTLSVSAGGENISNFVSLGYVDSEGNIRGTDFKRFTLRNNLNGKSSDGRLTFGAILGLGFSKRNQLDDETNTAINANTVQNPLFGTVLSAPYLPAPTFTNGLGLFNQIGQASGNGNGAYILYDNIMGGIRNQFTETSLTANVSANYKLTSDLSIGNRTGVDYKNYQRQFARAANGYLSLVVAAGQGAKYGGFEQFNTINDLTFNTTTNITYNHSFGDHTITAAAYLDYIKVNWQSYTQQQNGLDPLVWEFGAGTGYVPFNPATPNLYRPSASALKVTAGTLAYFGTLDYDYQGKYGVSGVIRRDGSYRFPKDNRWETFWSVAARWNIDKESFMEGSGFNLLKLRASLGTTGNQNLFTVANNTNVLTVGPSSYLDYNGPNPTSAPAYQSLPGYYLANLGNKNLKWEEVKQLDFGVDFNYKGLVEGTFDYYQKRTSRLFNSIPVTYVTGQGSLRGNNGVMDNKGVEGSLRVHILRKANTKLSVFGNIGYNSNKIVSMEANDLTGDFVDGVGGPADQWQLYPYLGVNPANGEQLFLDKNGNVTQTPTAGDRRLTGKSPMPKYTGGFGFNFQHDGFFVDALFSYQKGGYIYDNLYSWVMNPSYAASGLNVSSDLLNAWTPNNPNATVPSLSAVNATLEGSSDRFLFKSDFVRLKNVSVGYTFSKNVLGNLPVNSIKVFAQAENVYTFTGWKGFDVEPITTYSLNVYPNPKTYSVGVNVDF from the coding sequence ATGAATGTTAAATTACGTGTACTGACAGCTGGTGTGTTATTTTTCACAGGGCAGGTAGTATTTGCTCAAAAAGACTCCACAGGTTCTAAAAAAGACAAGGAACAGAAAATTGAAGAAATTGTTGTCTTGGGTTATAGCAAAACATCTACCAAGGCTAAATCTAGTGCTTCTTCAGTAACCATTGGGTCTGAAACATTGGAAAATAGACCTAATATTTCTGTTCTTAACTCTATACAGGGTACAGCACCTGGTATTGTAGCGAACTCTGCATCCGGCTCTCCGGGATCTGGTAAATTTAATATTATTATCAGAGGGCTTAGTTCACTAAATGGATCTACAGATCCATTGTATGTTATTGATGGAATCATTACATCGGGATCACAGTTTAGAAACTTGAACCCTAATGATATTGATACATTCAGTATTCTTAAGGATGCCCAGGCTACTGCAATTTATGGAAACAGAGCGGCTAACGGAGTTGTAGTAATAACTACTAAAGGAGGTAAGTTTAATTCAAAACTTAGAATTTCCTATGATGCATTAACTTCTTTTTCTGTGCTGCCGAAAACAGATTACAACATGTCATCTGGAAGAGAACTATTACAGGTTCAGAAGAATGCAGGAGCTGGAAAAGGATCCACTATGTCTCAAAATGATATAAATAACTTCACTACTAATACAGACTGGAGAGATTTGTTTTCTAGAGTCGGTATGAGCCAGCAGCATACGTTGTCAGTTAGTGCAGGTGGAGAAAATATAAGTAATTTTGTTTCTTTAGGATATGTTGATAGTGAAGGTAACATTCGTGGAACAGATTTTAAAAGATTTACTTTAAGAAATAACCTTAACGGAAAAAGCAGTGATGGAAGATTAACTTTCGGTGCAATCTTAGGGTTAGGATTTTCAAAAAGAAATCAGTTGGATGACGAAACCAACACTGCTATTAATGCAAACACAGTACAGAACCCGCTATTCGGAACTGTGCTTTCTGCACCTTACTTACCAGCGCCTACATTTACCAATGGATTGGGATTATTCAATCAGATCGGGCAAGCTAGTGGTAACGGAAACGGGGCGTACATTCTTTATGATAACATCATGGGAGGTATCAGAAACCAGTTTACGGAAACCAGCTTAACAGCTAACGTAAGTGCTAACTACAAACTTACATCAGACTTAAGCATCGGAAACAGAACTGGTGTTGATTATAAAAACTATCAAAGACAATTTGCAAGAGCGGCAAACGGTTACTTATCTTTAGTAGTAGCTGCAGGTCAGGGAGCAAAATACGGTGGTTTTGAGCAGTTTAATACGATAAACGATTTAACTTTTAACACAACTACAAACATTACATATAACCATTCATTTGGGGATCATACTATTACTGCTGCTGCTTATCTAGATTATATTAAGGTAAACTGGCAGAGTTATACTCAACAACAGAACGGTCTTGATCCTTTAGTTTGGGAATTCGGTGCAGGAACAGGGTATGTTCCTTTTAATCCGGCTACACCAAACCTTTATCGACCGTCTGCAAGTGCATTGAAAGTGACTGCAGGAACGCTGGCATATTTTGGTACACTAGATTATGACTACCAAGGAAAATATGGTGTATCAGGTGTTATAAGAAGAGATGGCTCATATAGATTCCCTAAAGATAACAGATGGGAAACTTTCTGGTCAGTAGCAGCAAGATGGAATATTGATAAAGAAAGCTTTATGGAAGGATCTGGGTTCAATTTATTAAAACTTAGAGCTTCCCTTGGAACAACAGGTAACCAGAACTTATTTACGGTTGCTAATAATACCAATGTACTAACAGTAGGTCCTTCTTCATACTTAGATTATAACGGACCAAATCCTACTAGTGCCCCTGCCTACCAGAGTTTACCAGGATATTATTTGGCAAATCTAGGAAATAAGAATCTAAAATGGGAAGAGGTAAAACAACTTGATTTTGGAGTGGATTTTAATTATAAAGGGCTAGTAGAAGGTACATTTGATTATTATCAAAAAAGAACTTCAAGATTATTTAACTCTATTCCGGTAACATATGTTACAGGTCAAGGTTCTTTAAGAGGTAACAATGGTGTTATGGATAATAAAGGGGTTGAAGGATCCCTAAGAGTTCATATACTAAGAAAAGCCAATACAAAACTATCTGTATTTGGAAATATTGGTTATAACTCTAACAAGATTGTAAGTATGGAAGCGAATGATCTTACAGGTGATTTTGTTGACGGAGTTGGAGGACCTGCAGATCAATGGCAGCTTTATCCTTATTTAGGAGTTAATCCTGCTAACGGAGAACAGTTATTCTTAGATAAAAATGGAAATGTAACTCAAACACCAACAGCAGGTGATAGAAGACTTACAGGGAAAAGCCCTATGCCTAAATATACGGGTGGATTTGGATTTAATTTCCAACATGACGGGTTCTTTGTGGATGCATTATTTTCTTATCAGAAAGGAGGATATATCTATGATAACCTATATTCTTGGGTAATGAATCCTTCCTATGCTGCTTCTGGACTTAACGTGTCTTCTGACTTGTTGAATGCCTGGACTCCCAATAACCCAAATGCTACAGTACCAAGCCTATCAGCTGTGAACGCAACACTAGAAGGTTCTTCTGATAGATTCCTTTTCAAATCTGATTTTGTTAGATTAAAGAATGTAAGCGTTGGATATACTTTTAGCAAAAATGTATTAGGTAATTTGCCGGTAAACTCTATTAAAGTTTTTGCACAAGCTGAAAACGTATATACTTTCACAGGATGGAAAGGCTTTGATGTGGAGCCTATCACAACGTATTCACTTAACGTGTATCCAAACCCAAAAACATATTCTGTAGGAGTTAATGTAGATTTTTAA
- a CDS encoding RagB/SusD family nutrient uptake outer membrane protein has translation MNKIYKKALVIAVCLSSVGFTLNSCKDAIDIEQPGLLDDATLFTSVSNLNDYLVGSVYANMDTNNDIYFSAVFTDEVKPGAGSGGQEYEIHRYFIDPTTGLTTGIWAQHYLVINRVNRLLAGAANIKPANAEETKQYNYVVAQARAIRAFCYLQLETFFAPDMKDPNGLGVLLLKDVPAVDIKLPRSKNQDVYDFIEADLDYARSILTSYATLPYPTTPATPLNRYYVNKRFVNAVAARFNLYRGNYVLAKQYAQDVISNSGLSLTAASAYPNMWNDTSEGEIIFALNRLATGNGSSIGTRWNTNSSSITGNPMWALGRNLFNIINTTPGDIRRTVYIDPSSIIDPNYLTSTSPRDTDQLVIDKYPGKTSAATRNDLKVFRLSEMYFILAECETAANNFAGAAALIQQVRAKRNTTGTAPLPVYASSTAAYADILKERRVDLALEGHRYIDLKRLANAAGVTMDRNQTDDVVTVTNLPNNSYKYTLPIPVQEINLNPQIQQNPGY, from the coding sequence ATGAATAAAATATATAAAAAAGCATTAGTGATAGCAGTATGTCTATCGTCAGTCGGTTTTACTTTAAACAGTTGTAAGGATGCTATTGATATAGAGCAGCCTGGATTGCTAGATGATGCAACTTTATTTACAAGCGTATCAAATCTTAACGATTATTTAGTTGGATCTGTGTATGCCAACATGGATACTAATAATGATATTTATTTCTCTGCAGTATTTACTGATGAGGTAAAACCCGGAGCAGGTAGTGGTGGTCAGGAATATGAAATTCACCGCTATTTTATAGATCCTACTACAGGATTAACAACTGGAATTTGGGCACAACATTATTTGGTAATTAATCGTGTAAATAGGTTACTTGCAGGAGCTGCAAATATTAAGCCTGCTAATGCTGAAGAGACAAAACAATATAATTATGTAGTTGCTCAGGCGAGAGCGATAAGGGCTTTCTGTTACCTGCAATTGGAAACTTTTTTTGCTCCGGATATGAAAGATCCTAATGGTCTGGGAGTTCTGCTTCTAAAAGATGTACCGGCAGTTGATATAAAACTTCCAAGAAGCAAGAACCAAGATGTTTATGATTTTATTGAGGCAGATTTAGATTACGCTAGAAGTATTTTAACTTCTTATGCAACTCTGCCTTATCCAACTACTCCGGCTACTCCTTTAAATAGATATTATGTCAATAAAAGGTTTGTAAATGCTGTAGCTGCAAGATTTAATTTATACAGAGGAAATTATGTTTTGGCAAAACAATATGCGCAGGATGTAATATCTAACTCTGGATTATCATTAACTGCTGCTTCAGCATATCCAAATATGTGGAATGATACAAGTGAGGGAGAAATTATTTTTGCATTAAACAGATTGGCTACAGGAAATGGAAGTTCAATAGGAACAAGATGGAATACCAACAGTTCTAGTATTACCGGAAATCCAATGTGGGCTTTAGGCAGAAACCTGTTTAATATTATTAACACAACCCCAGGGGATATTAGAAGAACAGTGTATATTGATCCTTCATCTATAATTGATCCTAATTATTTAACAAGTACTTCTCCTAGGGATACTGATCAACTAGTAATAGATAAATATCCCGGTAAGACAAGTGCTGCTACAAGAAACGATTTGAAGGTATTTAGATTATCAGAAATGTATTTCATTTTAGCGGAATGTGAAACTGCAGCTAACAATTTTGCAGGTGCAGCAGCATTGATTCAACAAGTAAGAGCGAAAAGAAATACTACTGGAACAGCTCCTCTTCCGGTATATGCTTCATCAACAGCTGCTTATGCTGATATTTTGAAAGAAAGAAGAGTAGATCTTGCTTTAGAAGGGCACAGATATATCGATTTAAAAAGATTGGCTAATGCTGCGGGTGTTACCATGGATAGAAACCAAACGGATGACGTTGTTACGGTTACAAATCTTCCAAATAATAGCTATAAGTATACTTTACCTATTCCTGTTCAGGAGATTAATTTAAATCCTCAAATCCAACAAAACCCTGGTTATTAA
- a CDS encoding DUF4843 domain-containing protein, translating into MKILKYLSIPIFALIISACSERDDAVYDGDNFVSFGAESSEATVVKGTTSKEVAVVYTTLSEAKQNTEVKIAVDAANSTAVEGVDFKILNKTDNLAAGQKVGNFKIQLLESGAKETQKTITFKISSPSVANATFNQTHTLKYSLECPFNMSGFTGTYKVVTDTWEDYSPGALITIQPGPAANQFKILSTNNPYISNPNTSYMLVTVQTNGNITVASNEAFSYGGTTGNMNVSGTGSVNFCTNGINISALTFSGAAGTSSGNKFVLVKN; encoded by the coding sequence ATGAAAATTTTAAAATATTTAAGTATTCCGATTTTTGCATTAATTATCTCTGCTTGTTCAGAGAGAGATGATGCTGTGTATGATGGTGATAATTTTGTGAGTTTTGGTGCTGAAAGCTCTGAAGCAACAGTAGTAAAAGGAACAACATCAAAAGAGGTTGCAGTAGTATATACCACTTTAAGTGAAGCAAAGCAAAATACTGAAGTAAAAATTGCTGTTGATGCCGCTAATTCTACAGCAGTAGAAGGTGTAGATTTTAAGATTCTAAATAAAACCGATAATCTTGCTGCAGGGCAAAAGGTTGGTAACTTTAAAATACAGTTATTAGAAAGTGGAGCTAAGGAAACTCAAAAAACAATTACTTTTAAGATTTCTTCTCCTTCAGTTGCTAATGCTACATTCAATCAGACTCACACATTGAAATATTCATTAGAATGTCCATTTAACATGTCTGGTTTCACTGGAACGTATAAGGTAGTAACAGATACTTGGGAAGATTATTCACCAGGAGCACTAATTACTATACAGCCAGGTCCTGCTGCTAATCAGTTTAAGATATTGTCAACCAACAATCCTTATATTAGCAATCCAAATACATCTTACATGCTTGTAACAGTTCAAACTAATGGTAACATTACAGTAGCTTCTAATGAGGCGTTTAGTTACGGTGGAACTACAGGTAATATGAATGTAAGTGGTACAGGGAGCGTTAACTTCTGTACTAATGGCATAAATATCTCAGCACTTACTTTCTCAGGTGCTGCGGGTACTTCCAGTGGTAATAAATTTGTCTTAGTGAAAAACTAA